A window of Felis catus isolate Fca126 chromosome A3, F.catus_Fca126_mat1.0, whole genome shotgun sequence genomic DNA:
cttccccctcctccctccatcccccccccaccccgggtgaGCTGAGTGTGTGCAGAATATCGACCTTAATGTGTGTCGCCCCCGACGCCCCAGATACCTGAGTGTCTGGTTTCTCAACCGTAAAGGCGGGAGGGTTTGGCGAACGAATGAGAAGTGAGGAAACGCTTAgcgcaaagggaaaaaagagagaaagacacacagaaaaaaggTTATGGAGGCCGGCGAGAGGCGGCCCCCTCTCCCCCGCGCCAGGGGCCCAACTCATTCCCCGAGATGCCCCACCACCTTCTCCTCCGCATTCTTCGCGCCGCCCGCCGCAGAGCGCCAGCGCTCAGGTACCTCCAGAGTGTGTGCAAACACGGAAAGTTTTTGCCCGCGCCATGGCGCAAAACACAAGACAGCCCGTTCCCCAGTACAAGTACACGGTCGGCGGGTAATTTGGGGGTGCCAGCGATGGGAACTGGGGGACACTTGAGCATATCATGCACAGGCGGACACAATATGGACACCAACAGACACCAACGACAAGCTGTCTGCGTCCAAGCAGCAGGGCCAGGCGAGGCGGGGGCGCACCTTTCCCCAAcgaccccagcccctccccccacccctccgcccgcGGCCCCAAACCGGCTCAGCCCGGGGGACCCCGGGGCCCCTCCCCGGCAGTTCCTGGCTCACCTGAAGCCCCCGCCTTCCTTGccggcccccaccccaggactcGGGGGCATCTTACGGTCGCTGGCGCTGGCTTGTCCAGCCGGAAACGACCCTCAGTGTTGCTCGGCACCACTTTTCTCCCTGGAGGGCACATACTTCGACCACCCACACCCAGCCGAGGCCCCCTCCCGCTCCCAGGGCAAAGTTCGGGCCCCTCGCTGGAACTTTCTAGCAGTCTCTTCCCGCCTCGGCCTGGACACCCCCCTCCTCCCGCTGCCAGGCCCGAGCCCCACCGGGCAGCCCTGCTCCCCGCGGGCAGAGTCCGCCGCATTACCTAGAAGCAGCAGGCGGTGCGTACACATGTACCCCATCTTTTCTTCCTGGAGTTGTTTGTCGATGAGCTGGCTGCGTTTCTTCTCTGCGCGCTTCTGGGCGCGCTTCTCCAGGGCTTCCTTGCGCATCTGTCTGCGCTTCTCCGCCAGGGGAATCTTCTTGACCTTGGGGCTGGGGGCGGCTTTGGGCTGGGGGCTCTCGGATCGGCCGAAGCAGCCCCCGAAGGCCTGCATGAGGAACTTGCGGAGCAAGTTGCGCCGGGGCTTTCGGCGGCGGCGATTTCGCCGGGGCTGCAGCCAGCGGCGGCATCCGGAGGTCCCATCGTCGGATTCATCGCTGCTGTGGTCGTCGTCGCTGCTGACCGACCTCTCGTCGTCGTCGCGGCCGCGGCCAGACCTGCCCCGCCAGGCAAATGCGCGAGTAGGCTGCGGAGTAGGCGGATCGGCAGCCTGGATCTCGGGGCTGGGGGGTCGGAGGAAGCGGAGCTTGGGTCGGGCTCCAGACGCAGGGGCGGCAGGGGCTGCCCGGGCGGCAGGAGCTGCCCCGGCGGCCGGAGCGGCAGGGGCGGCAGGAGCTGCCCTGGCGGCTGGAGCTGCCCCGGCGGCCGGAGCGGCAGGGGCGGCAGCGGCTGCCCCGGCGGCTGGAGCGGCAGGGGCGGCTGGGGCTGCCCCGGCGGCTGGAGAAGCACGGTCGGCCCCGGCCGCTGGGGCTCCGTCCCCGGGAGAGGGGACTTTTCCTCTCCCCGCAGCAGAGGCGGCGGCTGAGCCTCCTTCCATCTCGGCTGCTTCTCCCTCAACTgggggtctctctccctctgctcgctctctcttaaCTGGGGCTCCGGAGACCTCGATGGGCGGGCCGTCAAGCGCGATTGGGGGGCTGTCCATGTTGACGGGAGCGTCGTCGACCCCAACGGGGGCGCTGCCAATCTCGAGCGGGGGTCCGGAGATCTCCATCGGGGGGCTGTCGCCCGCGAAGTGTGGAGGAGATCTGACAGCCTCTCGGGATGGGCTGCCGATGGCGCCGGGGACCCAGAGGGGGGGCTCGTTCGCGGCGGGAGCGAGGAGGACCGCACTCGGGACCGCGACTGCCGCGGGCTGGCCGATGCTGCCGCCGTCGATTTGTGGGATAGCTCGGGGGAGCCCGGGGGGTGGGCTGTCGTCCCCAAAGGCTGCTCCATCAAACTCAAATGGCATAGCCTCCTCAGGGGGAGGACTACAGTCTCCTCTGAAGCCTGTGGTTGCAGGCttgagggctccaggctcctggggaGGAGTGCTGAAGACCCCTGCACCTGGGCCTCCTGGAGCGAGGTCTGAGACCTGCAGGAGAGGCTGGCTGCAACCTCCCTGTGCAGGCTGCTCAAACTCAAAGGGCATGGCTTCTTCAGGTGGAGGGCTGTAGCCTCCCAGGCCGGGTCTGGCATCATCGAAGGCTCCGGGCTCCATGACCGTTGGGCTGAAGACCTCAGGGCCTGCATGGGCCCCAGTGGTGTCTCCGGGCTGCTCCAGGGTAGGCCAGAAGCCTCCTGGGCTGGGCTGCTCGACCTCGAAGGGCATGGCTTCCTCAGGAGGTGGGCTGTAGCCTCCGAGGGCTCTGGTTTCCTCGATGGCCTGGCCCAGGTCCTGGCAGTTGGGTCCGGAGACCTCGGGGGGTCCACAGGCCTCGCCTTCAATCTCGAGGGGGACGGGCTCGCTGTGAGGCGGTTCGGTCTCCATCTCTTCGGCTGCGCCAGGCCCAGGACTGGGGGCAGCTGCCCCTGGGGCCTCCAAGGGTGGTTGCTCGGGCTGTTCCCCGAGTTCAAGGGGGATATCGCGTTGTCCTGACATATTATTGCCGTCGAGGCAGTTGCGCACGCCCATAACACGGTGGCGGActcttaaaataaacttgggGCCCCGTGAGACGGAGCACCCAACCGAACTAGGGTGAAAAAAATATCTTCGAAAAAATTCAAAGTATCAGCTAGAAAGTTCTTCCAACCTCACTTTCCAACCCTCTTGAGGTCTGGGGCTTGAGGGCCTCAAACCCAAGACCAAAGCGGAAGCAAGTCTATTGTTGCCGGTGCAGTTTTGGCTCCTTCCTGGCCACTTTTTATCCCCTCAGGCTGCCCCTCGGCGCCCCTCTTGGCCTGCccttgtcccctcctctctctctctctttctctctctctctctctctttctgtctctctgctccagGCCAGCCCCGCCTGCTTGGATCTGAGGAGCGTGCCGATTCGGTCCGAAAATCGCTCGTAGTGCTCGCTCTCTGCCACCAGAGGACGCCGGCCCCGGTGCCAAGGCGGCTCCGGGAGCCGGATCCTGGCGCCGGCAGCCCCGGACTTTGGGTAAGGGGGCCGATGAGCGCAGGCCTCGCAGGGATGTTTTGGCTCCTTCCACTCCTCTCCCTGACTGATTTGGagtctttctcctctcttatcccctggccagagagagagagagctctcctGCGTTGCGGGACACGTGACGCAAGACGTGGGCCCGGGCTGCTTGAGCGCAGGAGCTGAAAACCCTCCCTCCCAGACCCAAATGACTCTcctcgggggaggggggaaccgCAGGAGGGTTTCATCACCCCAGGATACCCCTGAACCCCTGAGCCGCAGCCCCCAGACCTGGGCAGCCTCCAATCTTGAGCTCCAAGTCCGGAGTACGAGGCTTTGGGCGCGTGGGAAGGGGGCGCGGGCGCGCGCGGGGATGCGACAGGTGGTCGTAAGCCCACCGGCAGAGCGGAGAGGGGCGAGGGGCGAGGGGCTGCCGCGTGTGCGCCCACAGTTCGTTTTTAAAACGCCTTAGGGTACTTTCCACCGCTTCTGCAGCGTTTGTTTGCCGGTTTGCCCAGGCTGGCTCCTGTAAAAACACTCAATGTCCCCCATCCCCATCACACTCTGGGGGTCCCTGCGGTAGTCTAGAGTGGCGCAGGCAGGGTTTTCCCCCCGATTATTTGGACGATGATGCAGGGGAATAAGAGGGTCTTGGGCGCGCACCACGGAGACCCTCTAAGCGGTAGTTGCCGCGGCAcggaacgggggggggggtggggtgggcgcgGGACACACGCGGAGACCCCCATCTGGTGCAGGCCTCAGAGTTCCGGGGGTTCCTACTGTTCTGGGGAAGGGTTAGCGGGATTTGTGTTGGGACCTGCGGCTGGCTTAGCGTGGTCTCGGAGACTGGACAACCCTGTGCGCACAGAACCCAAAGATACACACTGTGCCGCGCCGGCAGCAGCGGCTGTGATGTGCCGCTCTCGGCCGCGGGCGCCGGCTGCAGGGTCAGTCGGTCCGCCGCCCCAGttcctctccagcccctctccagcccccctCCGGCCCCTCTCCTTTCGCTATGGGTATCCCAGGGCAGTCGCTTGACTTTTCCACTGCTAGAGCCCCCAGAGGCGCGGCATTAAGCCCGGCCACAAGTGTAGCGGTCGCCTGGCTGCGCTCCTGTCGCCGAAGCTCGCGTGGGTTTGGAGCCGGCTGGGGTAAATACCCGCACCGGCGGGGTGGGCTTGGCGCGTGCACGCGCACTGCTCTGGGTCTAGGGTCTGGTGTCTGCGGAAGGACTTGagtcgcggggggggggggggggcgggcgggaaTTGCTGCTTGCGGGTCACGTACGACCCGGGACGTGGGCATGAGGGCTGTCTCGCCAGCGGGTGACACGGACCTGCCAGCTACCTTTAGGTGCAAGGCGGCTGGGCATGAGGCAGGTGGTCGCCTGGCGTGCGGGCGGGGAAGAGATGGCAGGAAGAGTTTCACGAGGGGTGGGCGGCGGCGAGCGGGAACACCACTTGGGTGGCTGTATCTACGAGCCGCAGGCGGGTGAACCACGCACGGTCCAATCTCGTTAAGTCCAACGCATCCCTCTTAGAACGATGGGACCACGGCCACGGCGCACCACTGTCCCGCATCCGCCACCCACGTGGCCGTGCTGCGGGAGAAAGCTGACCAAGTCGGACTCTGGGCAACGTGTGGGGCCCCCCAAAGGCGTGACAGGTCAGCTCCATGGGTCTACACACTTGGAAATGCCAACACTGAACTTTGGCTCAAACTTTGTCCAACTATCCCCGCGAGCGACGGCTCAACCCTCTGAGCACCCAACTGAATGGGCCAACTGGGTCGCGACCGTCCACTCACTCCCCTCCGACCCCAGTGCCGGGTCAGCCATTGGGCTGGGGTCACGCCAATCAAGGTTGCCTGGCGAATGAGCAGGGGGCGTCCGACCGGAAACCGGATATGAATGGGAGGTCCAATAGGGGGCGCCGCGTTGGAACGCCCTAAGAGGTTGTGCTGCTGGGGTGGTTGGAAGCGGTTGGTGGGCGGGCGTATGGCGGCCAGGCCTGGGACGCCTCGAGGCCGGCTGGCGCCGTGGGGTCACTCTTCCTGATGCCACAAGTCACAAAGGCTGGAAGGGAAGGTTGGGGGCTGACAGGGGTCAACCCTAGGTCCCGCAGGTGGCGGTGGGCAAACCCTCCCGTCCGGGGGAACCGCTGCTGAGACCAGgcgagaaggaagaaaatgtccaAGGCCTGGAGGTAGAGGGGCCAGGACCCTGAGGAGGGAGAGGGCTCACTGCCCCGATGCAGAGGAGCAGTCCCAGACGGAAAAGGAGTTGAGGCCCCAGGGATGCTGCGCCCTGCCGAAGTAGAAGGTCAGTAGACATTGGGGTTTGGAGCCCCAAAGGGACGGGTTGCTCCCGTTCCGGGCCTTGCTTCCCCAAAGCACTATTCATCAAGGAATGCGTACAGGGTCTCTTTGTTTGACATCCTCAGGGGCGTCTGGGACCCCCTTTGTTCAGCACTCTTTGGTACCTTTGGTTCTTTGCCTGGGGAGCCCATACACTGAGGGGATAAAGGCCGGGTAGATACCAACACTCCATCCTAAAGGATAAGCAACataaaaatgagaggaaagacctctactggtggtggtggtggtggtggggactCGAAAGTGTTGGTGGGGAAAGTGGCGTTTCAAATGGGCCTCCGTGGATGGCTAGGGCCCTTGGCtgccaatgggggggggggggtggaatgaTAGGTGTGGGCCCACCAGGAGCAAAAGGGGGAAGCTGGGTAAAGAGGACAGGCCACAGCGGAGAGTCTTGGAGGCGCAGTGGGAGTAAAGAGGGACGAATGAGATAAGATCTCTCTGAGGATACCAGGAAGTTTCAGGGCAAGCACTCTTGAGGCTGTTCT
This region includes:
- the LOC101098453 gene encoding guanine nucleotide-binding protein G(s) subunit alpha isoforms XLas isoform X1, translating into MGVRNCLDGNNMSGQRDIPLELGEQPEQPPLEAPGAAAPSPGPGAAEEMETEPPHSEPVPLEIEGEACGPPEVSGPNCQDLGQAIEETRALGGYSPPPEEAMPFEVEQPSPGGFWPTLEQPGDTTGAHAGPEVFSPTVMEPGAFDDARPGLGGYSPPPEEAMPFEFEQPAQGGCSQPLLQVSDLAPGGPGAGVFSTPPQEPGALKPATTGFRGDCSPPPEEAMPFEFDGAAFGDDSPPPGLPRAIPQIDGGSIGQPAAVAVPSAVLLAPAANEPPLWVPGAIGSPSREAVRSPPHFAGDSPPMEISGPPLEIGSAPVGVDDAPVNMDSPPIALDGPPIEVSGAPVKRERAEGERPPVEGEAAEMEGGSAAASAAGRGKVPSPGDGAPAAGADRASPAAGAAPAAPAAPAAGAAAAAPAAPAAGAAPAARAAPAAPAAPAAGAAPAARAAPAAPASGARPKLRFLRPPSPEIQAADPPTPQPTRAFAWRGRSGRGRDDDERSVSSDDDHSSDESDDGTSGCRRWLQPRRNRRRRKPRRNLLRKFLMQAFGGCFGRSESPQPKAAPSPKVKKIPLAEKRRQMRKEALEKRAQKRAEKKRSQLIDKQLQEEKMGYMCTHRLLLLGAGESGKSTIVKQMRILHVNGFNGEGGEEDPQAARSNSDGSEKATKVQDIKNNLKEAIETIVAAMSNLVPPVELANPENQFRVDYILSVMNVPDFDFPPEFYEHAKALWEDEGVRACYERSNEYQLIDCAQYFLDKIDVIKQADYVPSDQDLLRCRVLTSGIFETKFQVDKVNFHMFDVGGQRDERRKWIQCFNDVTAIIFVVASSSYNMVIREDNQTNRLQEALNLFKSIWNNRWLRTISVILFLNKQDLLAEKVLAGKSKIEDYFPEFARYTTPEDATPEPGEDPRVTRAKYFIRDEFLRISTASGDGRHYCYPHFTCAVDTENIRRVFNDCRDIIQRMHLRQYELL
- the LOC101098453 gene encoding guanine nucleotide-binding protein G(s) subunit alpha isoforms XLas isoform X2 — translated: MGVRNCLDGNNMSGQRDIPLELGEQPEQPPLEAPGAAAPSPGPGAAEEMETEPPHSEPVPLEIEGEACGPPEVSGPNCQDLGQAIEETRALGGYSPPPEEAMPFEVEQPSPGGFWPTLEQPGDTTGAHAGPEVFSPTVMEPGAFDDARPGLGGYSPPPEEAMPFEFEQPAQGGCSQPLLQVSDLAPGGPGAGVFSTPPQEPGALKPATTGFRGDCSPPPEEAMPFEFDGAAFGDDSPPPGLPRAIPQIDGGSIGQPAAVAVPSAVLLAPAANEPPLWVPGAIGSPSREAVRSPPHFAGDSPPMEISGPPLEIGSAPVGVDDAPVNMDSPPIALDGPPIEVSGAPVKRERAEGERPPVEGEAAEMEGGSAAASAAGRGKVPSPGDGAPAAGADRASPAAGAAPAAPAAPAAGAAAAAPAAPAAGAAPAARAAPAAPAAPAAGAAPAARAAPAAPASGARPKLRFLRPPSPEIQAADPPTPQPTRAFAWRGRSGRGRDDDERSVSSDDDHSSDESDDGTSGCRRWLQPRRNRRRRKPRRNLLRKFLMQAFGGCFGRSESPQPKAAPSPKVKKIPLAEKRRQMRKEALEKRAQKRAEKKRSQLIDKQLQEEKMGYMCTHRLLLLGAGESGKSTIVKQMRILHVNGFNGEGGEEDPQAARSNSDGEKATKVQDIKNNLKEAIETIVAAMSNLVPPVELANPENQFRVDYILSVMNVPDFDFPPEFYEHAKALWEDEGVRACYERSNEYQLIDCAQYFLDKIDVIKQADYVPSDQDLLRCRVLTSGIFETKFQVDKVNFHMFDVGGQRDERRKWIQCFNDVTAIIFVVASSSYNMVIREDNQTNRLQEALNLFKSIWNNRWLRTISVILFLNKQDLLAEKVLAGKSKIEDYFPEFARYTTPEDATPEPGEDPRVTRAKYFIRDEFLRISTASGDGRHYCYPHFTCAVDTENIRRVFNDCRDIIQRMHLRQYELL
- the LOC101098453 gene encoding guanine nucleotide-binding protein G(s) subunit alpha isoforms XLas isoform X4, whose protein sequence is MGVRNCLDGNNMSGQRDIPLELGEQPEQPPLEAPGAAAPSPGPGAAEEMETEPPHSEPVPLEIEGEACGPPEVSGPNCQDLGQAIEETRALGGYSPPPEEAMPFEVEQPSPGGFWPTLEQPGDTTGAHAGPEVFSPTVMEPGAFDDARPGLGGYSPPPEEAMPFEFEQPAQGGCSQPLLQVSDLAPGGPGAGVFSTPPQEPGALKPATTGFRGDCSPPPEEAMPFEFDGAAFGDDSPPPGLPRAIPQIDGGSIGQPAAVAVPSAVLLAPAANEPPLWVPGAIGSPSREAVRSPPHFAGDSPPMEISGPPLEIGSAPVGVDDAPVNMDSPPIALDGPPIEVSGAPVKRERAEGERPPVEGEAAEMEGGSAAASAAGRGKVPSPGDGAPAAGADRASPAAGAAPAAPAAPAAGAAAAAPAAPAAGAAPAARAAPAAPAAPAAGAAPAARAAPAAPASGARPKLRFLRPPSPEIQAADPPTPQPTRAFAWRGRSGRGRDDDERSVSSDDDHSSDESDDGTSGCRRWLQPRRNRRRRKPRRNLLRKFLMQAFGGCFGRSESPQPKAAPSPKVKKIPLAEKRRQMRKEALEKRAQKRAEKKRSQLIDKQLQEEKMGYMCTHRLLLLGAGESGKSTIVKQMRILHVNGFNGDEKATKVQDIKNNLKEAIETIVAAMSNLVPPVELANPENQFRVDYILSVMNVPDFDFPPEFYEHAKALWEDEGVRACYERSNEYQLIDCAQYFLDKIDVIKQADYVPSDQDLLRCRVLTSGIFETKFQVDKVNFHMFDVGGQRDERRKWIQCFNDVTAIIFVVASSSYNMVIREDNQTNRLQEALNLFKSIWNNRWLRTISVILFLNKQDLLAEKVLAGKSKIEDYFPEFARYTTPEDATPEPGEDPRVTRAKYFIRDEFLRISTASGDGRHYCYPHFTCAVDTENIRRVFNDCRDIIQRMHLRQYELL
- the LOC101098453 gene encoding guanine nucleotide-binding protein G(s) subunit alpha isoforms XLas isoform X3, coding for MGVRNCLDGNNMSGQRDIPLELGEQPEQPPLEAPGAAAPSPGPGAAEEMETEPPHSEPVPLEIEGEACGPPEVSGPNCQDLGQAIEETRALGGYSPPPEEAMPFEVEQPSPGGFWPTLEQPGDTTGAHAGPEVFSPTVMEPGAFDDARPGLGGYSPPPEEAMPFEFEQPAQGGCSQPLLQVSDLAPGGPGAGVFSTPPQEPGALKPATTGFRGDCSPPPEEAMPFEFDGAAFGDDSPPPGLPRAIPQIDGGSIGQPAAVAVPSAVLLAPAANEPPLWVPGAIGSPSREAVRSPPHFAGDSPPMEISGPPLEIGSAPVGVDDAPVNMDSPPIALDGPPIEVSGAPVKRERAEGERPPVEGEAAEMEGGSAAASAAGRGKVPSPGDGAPAAGADRASPAAGAAPAAPAAPAAGAAAAAPAAPAAGAAPAARAAPAAPAAPAAGAAPAARAAPAAPASGARPKLRFLRPPSPEIQAADPPTPQPTRAFAWRGRSGRGRDDDERSVSSDDDHSSDESDDGTSGCRRWLQPRRNRRRRKPRRNLLRKFLMQAFGGCFGRSESPQPKAAPSPKVKKIPLAEKRRQMRKEALEKRAQKRAEKKRSQLIDKQLQEEKMGYMCTHRLLLLGAGESGKSTIVKQMRILHVNGFNGDSEKATKVQDIKNNLKEAIETIVAAMSNLVPPVELANPENQFRVDYILSVMNVPDFDFPPEFYEHAKALWEDEGVRACYERSNEYQLIDCAQYFLDKIDVIKQADYVPSDQDLLRCRVLTSGIFETKFQVDKVNFHMFDVGGQRDERRKWIQCFNDVTAIIFVVASSSYNMVIREDNQTNRLQEALNLFKSIWNNRWLRTISVILFLNKQDLLAEKVLAGKSKIEDYFPEFARYTTPEDATPEPGEDPRVTRAKYFIRDEFLRISTASGDGRHYCYPHFTCAVDTENIRRVFNDCRDIIQRMHLRQYELL